One Dictyoglomus thermophilum H-6-12 DNA window includes the following coding sequences:
- a CDS encoding NAD+ synthase — MKVAIAQINPTIGDLKGNLEKIISKIDRAKNLSADLIIFPELSIIGYPPRDLIYNMDLAKAIETSLKEKIAPRSYDIGIILGSPYYEDKNIYNSALFFYKGKLYFRQDKTLLPNYDVFDEKRYFKPASNNIPIKFKNKLLGITICEDIWNDKDYWNRKIYEIDPLEKLASQGIDIIINISASPYYHGKISLRIDMLRHIARKYKKEIIYVNQVGGNDELIFDGTSLVMNKDGSLAWIGKEFEEDFVVIDTNKLSRENITINEDISFIYKALVLGVRDYVIKTGFKKALVALSGGIDSSVTACLAVAALGKENVLGIYMPSRYSSKESAIDAEMLAKNLGIEYRVIPIEKIFSSFIETLNPNNRVFMDNAEENLQARIRGNIIMFISNREGYLVLSTGNKSELAMGYCTLYGDMTGGLSVIGDLPKTLVYELARYINRDREIIPERVLRKPPSAELRPNQKDEDSLPPYHVLDPIIKSYIEDNLTVEEIIKLGYNSELVENVVKKVDSMEYKRRQAPPVLKVTSKAFGVGRRMPIAWRRNW, encoded by the coding sequence ATGAAAGTAGCAATAGCCCAGATAAATCCAACCATAGGAGATTTAAAGGGAAATTTAGAAAAAATAATTAGTAAAATAGATAGAGCAAAAAATTTATCTGCTGACCTTATTATATTTCCTGAACTATCAATAATAGGATATCCTCCTAGGGATCTAATTTACAATATGGATTTGGCAAAAGCTATAGAAACGAGCCTAAAAGAAAAAATAGCCCCAAGAAGTTATGATATAGGAATAATTTTAGGAAGCCCATACTACGAAGATAAAAATATATACAACTCTGCATTGTTCTTTTATAAAGGTAAACTTTACTTTAGACAGGACAAGACCTTATTACCCAACTATGATGTTTTTGATGAGAAAAGGTACTTTAAACCAGCTTCAAATAATATTCCTATAAAGTTTAAAAACAAATTATTAGGGATAACTATCTGTGAAGATATATGGAATGATAAAGATTATTGGAACAGAAAAATTTATGAGATCGACCCATTAGAAAAACTTGCTTCGCAAGGGATAGATATCATAATAAATATATCCGCCTCTCCCTATTATCATGGGAAAATCTCTCTTAGAATTGATATGCTGAGACATATAGCAAGAAAATATAAAAAAGAAATAATATATGTGAATCAGGTAGGAGGAAATGATGAGCTAATATTTGATGGAACAAGTTTGGTGATGAATAAAGACGGCTCTTTAGCATGGATAGGTAAAGAATTTGAAGAAGATTTTGTAGTTATAGATACAAATAAACTTTCAAGAGAAAATATTACTATAAATGAGGATATATCTTTCATATATAAGGCTTTGGTGTTAGGTGTAAGAGATTATGTAATAAAAACAGGATTTAAAAAGGCTCTTGTGGCTTTAAGTGGAGGTATAGATTCTTCGGTAACAGCTTGTTTAGCAGTGGCTGCATTGGGAAAAGAGAATGTTTTAGGTATTTATATGCCTTCTAGATATTCTTCTAAAGAGAGTGCGATAGATGCAGAAATGCTGGCCAAAAATCTTGGTATAGAATATAGGGTTATTCCTATAGAGAAGATTTTTAGTTCCTTCATAGAGACATTGAACCCTAATAATAGGGTATTCATGGACAATGCAGAAGAAAATCTTCAAGCAAGAATTAGGGGTAATATTATAATGTTTATATCCAACAGAGAAGGTTACTTAGTATTAAGTACAGGGAATAAATCAGAGCTTGCAATGGGATACTGTACTCTTTATGGTGATATGACTGGAGGTTTATCTGTTATAGGAGATTTACCAAAAACATTAGTATACGAACTTGCTAGATATATAAACAGAGATAGAGAAATAATTCCTGAGAGAGTTTTAAGAAAGCCTCCATCAGCCGAATTGAGACCAAACCAAAAAGATGAAGACTCATTACCTCCATACCATGTGCTTGATCCTATCATAAAATCTTATATAGAAGACAATTTGACAGTTGAAGAAATAATTAAACTTGGCTACAATTCCGAATTAGTTGAAAATGTAGTTAAAAAAGTAGACTCTATGGAATACAAAAGAAGACAAGCACCTCCGGTATTGAAAGTAACCTCAAAAGCTTTTGGGGTTGGTAGAAGAATGCCAATAGCCTGGAGAAGAAATTGGTAG
- a CDS encoding glutamine synthetase family protein: MTGSFPKTKEEVLKYVKDNNVYFIEIWFTDILGYLKSFTITAHELEKAFEEGLGFDGSSVRGFTRIEESDMIAFPEPETFTILPWRPKDKKVARMFATILEPNGKPFEGDPRNVLRRMLAKAKELGFTYYVGPELEYFYLKAPSSNPEVLDWGGYFDLIPRDEAIDLRHQTVSILEEMGIEVEFTHHEVAPSQHEIDFRYKDALTMADIVMTARLAVKEVAYLNGVYATFMPKPLFGQNGSGMHVHMSLFKNGKNAFFDPNDKYHLSDTAKHFIAGLLKHAKEITLITNQWVNSYKRLVPGYEAPVYISWAMRNRSDLIRVPMYKPGKEEATRIEYRAPDPACNPYLAFAVILAAGLEGIEKKYPLPEPIEENVYHMTEEERRKRGIESLPGSLIEAIEITEKSELVRKALGDHVFTNFIENKKIEWDNYRRQVTTYELETYLPVL, from the coding sequence ATGACAGGTAGTTTTCCAAAGACAAAAGAAGAGGTTTTAAAGTATGTTAAAGATAATAATGTCTACTTCATAGAAATCTGGTTCACAGACATCTTAGGGTACCTAAAAAGTTTTACTATAACTGCCCATGAGTTAGAAAAGGCCTTCGAAGAAGGATTGGGTTTTGATGGCTCTTCTGTTAGAGGATTCACAAGAATAGAAGAAAGTGATATGATTGCTTTTCCTGAACCAGAAACCTTTACCATCCTTCCTTGGAGACCTAAAGACAAAAAAGTGGCAAGAATGTTTGCAACAATCTTAGAACCAAACGGAAAACCCTTTGAAGGAGATCCCAGAAATGTCCTAAGAAGAATGCTTGCAAAAGCAAAAGAATTAGGCTTTACTTATTATGTAGGACCTGAATTAGAATACTTCTATCTCAAAGCTCCAAGCTCTAACCCTGAAGTTTTGGATTGGGGAGGATATTTTGACTTAATACCCAGAGATGAAGCTATTGATTTAAGACATCAAACAGTATCAATATTAGAAGAAATGGGTATTGAAGTAGAATTTACTCATCATGAAGTGGCTCCCTCTCAACATGAAATTGACTTTAGGTATAAAGATGCTTTAACTATGGCAGATATTGTGATGACTGCAAGATTAGCTGTAAAAGAAGTGGCATATCTTAATGGAGTTTATGCCACTTTTATGCCTAAACCCCTCTTTGGCCAAAATGGATCTGGAATGCATGTTCATATGAGTTTATTCAAAAATGGCAAGAATGCCTTCTTTGATCCCAATGATAAATATCATCTTTCTGATACTGCAAAACACTTTATCGCAGGTCTTTTAAAACATGCAAAAGAGATAACCCTTATTACTAACCAATGGGTAAATTCTTACAAGAGATTAGTACCTGGATATGAGGCTCCTGTTTATATATCTTGGGCTATGAGAAATAGATCTGACCTTATAAGAGTTCCTATGTATAAGCCTGGAAAGGAAGAAGCAACAAGAATTGAGTACAGAGCTCCTGATCCTGCTTGTAATCCATACTTAGCTTTTGCTGTAATACTTGCTGCAGGTCTCGAAGGTATCGAAAAGAAATATCCTCTTCCTGAACCTATAGAAGAAAATGTTTATCATATGACCGAAGAAGAAAGAAGAAAAAGAGGAATAGAAAGCCTTCCTGGAAGCTTAATTGAGGCCATAGAAATAACAGAAAAAAGTGAGTTAGTAAGAAAAGCATTAGGAGATCATGTTTTCACAAACTTTATAGAGAACAAAAAGATAGAATGGGACAATTATAGAAGACAAGTTACTACCTATGAATTAGAAACCTATTTACCTGTACTATAA
- a CDS encoding P-II family nitrogen regulator translates to MKKIEAIIRPEKLDDVRKALNKIGYSGLMISEVEGHGKQKGIVQQWRGEKYRIELIPKIKIEMVVKDSEVENIIRVIIESARTGEIGDGKIFISEIADAIRIRTGERGENAI, encoded by the coding sequence ATGAAAAAAATTGAAGCTATTATTAGACCTGAGAAACTAGACGATGTAAGAAAAGCATTGAATAAAATAGGATATTCTGGATTGATGATTAGTGAGGTAGAGGGTCATGGGAAACAGAAAGGAATTGTTCAGCAGTGGAGAGGAGAGAAATATAGAATTGAGTTAATACCAAAAATAAAAATAGAGATGGTAGTAAAAGATTCTGAAGTAGAAAATATTATTCGAGTAATAATAGAAAGCGCAAGGACTGGAGAAATAGGTGACGGAAAGATTTTTATTTCAGAAATAGCCGATGCAATAAGGATAAGAACTGGAGAAAGAGGAGAGAACGCTATATAA
- a CDS encoding ammonium transporter gives MENKVILDTIWVLFTGMLVFFMNLGFAMVESGFARVKNTVNILSKNFIVFAISSLGYLILGWGLMFGDGTPFVGLKGLFFLSGPDNSPATGEAYRGVYSSISWAGVPLLAKFFFQLVFCGTAATIVSGAVAERIKYISFIIFSFIMSMFIYPIVGHWIWGGGFLSKLGMLDFAGSTVVHSVGGWAALVGAILLGPRFGKYADDGSIKPIPGHNLSLATLGTFVLWLGWFGFNPGSTMSADPQAISHIVITTNTAAASAILSSTITSWILLGKPDLGMTLNGCLAGLVAITAPCAFVDIPSSIVIGLIAGFLVVVSVIFFDRIKIDDPVGALSVHLVNGVFGTLSVGIFAKEGVTSFSTVNGLLFGGGLKLFLIQLIGVLSVGIFVLLTSLITWYILKSTIGIRVSLQEEIEGLDIGEHGNSAYPEFLIRKPNISFISVVKPEEVRK, from the coding sequence ATGGAAAACAAAGTTATTCTTGATACTATCTGGGTTTTATTTACAGGTATGCTTGTATTTTTCATGAATTTAGGTTTTGCAATGGTTGAATCTGGATTTGCCCGGGTAAAAAATACTGTGAATATTCTTTCTAAAAATTTTATAGTTTTTGCCATATCTTCTTTAGGATATCTCATCCTGGGATGGGGATTAATGTTTGGAGATGGAACACCCTTCGTAGGCTTAAAAGGATTGTTCTTTCTCTCAGGCCCTGACAATTCTCCCGCAACAGGAGAGGCATATAGAGGTGTATATTCTTCCATATCTTGGGCAGGAGTTCCTCTTCTCGCAAAATTTTTCTTCCAGCTTGTTTTTTGTGGAACTGCTGCAACTATAGTTTCTGGAGCGGTAGCAGAAAGAATAAAATATATTTCTTTTATAATATTTTCCTTTATTATGTCCATGTTTATATATCCTATAGTAGGACATTGGATATGGGGAGGGGGATTCCTTTCTAAATTAGGGATGCTTGATTTTGCAGGTTCTACAGTGGTTCATTCTGTAGGAGGATGGGCAGCTTTAGTAGGAGCTATATTATTGGGCCCGAGATTTGGCAAATACGCTGACGATGGTAGCATAAAACCTATCCCTGGTCATAATCTGTCCTTAGCAACCCTTGGGACCTTTGTTTTATGGCTAGGATGGTTTGGATTTAATCCAGGCTCTACTATGAGTGCTGATCCTCAAGCAATCTCACATATTGTTATTACAACAAACACTGCGGCAGCTTCAGCAATATTAAGTTCTACTATTACCTCATGGATCTTATTGGGGAAACCTGATTTAGGAATGACTCTGAATGGCTGTTTGGCAGGTCTTGTAGCTATAACTGCTCCTTGTGCTTTTGTAGATATTCCAAGCTCCATTGTTATAGGACTAATAGCAGGATTTTTAGTAGTAGTCTCAGTAATATTCTTTGATAGGATAAAAATAGACGACCCTGTGGGAGCTTTATCTGTTCATTTGGTAAATGGAGTCTTTGGAACATTAAGTGTAGGAATATTCGCAAAAGAAGGTGTAACAAGTTTCTCTACTGTAAACGGCCTACTCTTTGGTGGCGGTTTAAAGCTCTTTTTAATTCAACTAATAGGTGTTTTATCTGTAGGAATATTTGTATTATTGACTTCCTTAATAACTTGGTACATACTAAAATCGACCATAGGAATAAGGGTGAGTCTACAGGAAGAGATTGAAGGATTAGATATTGGAGAACACGGAAACTCTGCATATCCAGAGTTTTTAATCCGTAAACCCAATATCTCTTTTATAAGTGTAGTAAAACCTGAGGAGGTGAGAAAATGA
- a CDS encoding outer membrane protein assembly factor BamB family protein, which produces MRSKRFYKFLVLILALFIIGGCTLKDKPPTVIIISPTNGSTVSGVVEIIVEATDDRSILKVDFYIDGIIVGEDTQLPYKYSWDTAKVSDGEHSVLAKAYDNGGNIGSASITVIVKNLVPGILKWYFETNGSIYSSPAIGKDGTIYINSNDRVIYAINPDGSLKWKFETEYGPHSFISSPAIGEDGCIYTGSTDYYVYAITPYGSFKWKYKTENFVESSPAIGLDGTIYVGGIDGYLYAINSEGKLRWRYYFGNPISSSPAIDWDGTIYVGCEDGYLYAIDSDGFFKWKYEIYGKVSSSPAIGPDRTIYIGSEDGYLYAIDFNGTLKWKFNLNSRVKYSSPIIDSEGTIYIGCEDGYLYAVNPDGSLKWKFQTDGYIWSTPAIGLDGMIYVGSSSGYLYAINPDGTLSWRYYCSPYGLDSSPVIAPDGTIYVGSVDGYLYAITLTSKGLANSPWPKFRHDNQNTGRVK; this is translated from the coding sequence ATGAGAAGCAAAAGATTTTATAAGTTTCTGGTTTTAATTTTAGCTCTGTTTATTATTGGGGGATGTACATTAAAGGATAAGCCTCCAACGGTTATAATTATTTCGCCAACAAATGGTTCAACAGTAAGTGGAGTTGTAGAAATTATTGTTGAAGCTACTGATGATAGGTCAATTTTAAAAGTAGATTTCTACATTGATGGAATAATAGTAGGAGAAGACACTCAATTACCTTATAAGTATAGCTGGGATACTGCAAAAGTGAGCGATGGTGAACATTCAGTCTTAGCAAAAGCATACGATAATGGAGGGAATATAGGAAGTGCAAGTATAACAGTAATTGTAAAAAATCTAGTACCAGGAATTCTGAAGTGGTATTTTGAAACTAATGGTTCAATATATTCTTCTCCAGCAATAGGTAAAGACGGAACTATTTATATTAATAGCAATGATCGAGTTATTTACGCAATTAATCCTGACGGATCTTTAAAATGGAAGTTTGAGACTGAATATGGTCCTCATTCTTTTATTTCCTCTCCTGCAATAGGGGAGGACGGATGTATTTATACAGGTAGTACCGATTATTATGTTTACGCAATAACTCCTTATGGATCTTTCAAATGGAAATATAAAACTGAGAATTTTGTAGAGTCATCTCCAGCTATAGGTCTTGATGGAACGATCTATGTAGGAGGTATTGACGGATACTTATATGCAATTAATTCAGAAGGAAAATTAAGATGGAGGTATTATTTTGGAAACCCTATAAGCTCATCTCCTGCTATTGATTGGGATGGAACAATCTATGTGGGTTGTGAAGATGGTTATCTTTATGCCATAGATTCTGATGGATTTTTTAAATGGAAATATGAGATTTATGGTAAAGTCTCTTCCTCACCAGCTATAGGTCCAGACAGAACTATTTATATTGGGAGTGAAGATGGTTATTTGTATGCAATTGATTTCAATGGAACATTAAAATGGAAATTTAATCTCAATTCAAGAGTAAAGTACTCATCTCCTATCATTGATTCTGAGGGAACAATTTACATTGGTTGCGAGGATGGTTATCTTTATGCTGTAAATCCTGATGGAAGTTTAAAATGGAAATTTCAAACTGACGGTTATATATGGTCTACACCTGCCATTGGTCTTGATGGGATGATATATGTAGGTAGTAGTAGTGGTTATTTGTACGCAATTAACCCAGATGGAACTCTTAGCTGGAGGTATTATTGTTCACCTTATGGATTAGATTCCTCGCCAGTAATAGCACCTGATGGAACTATTTATGTTGGAAGTGTGGATGGTTATCTTTATGCAATAACCTTAACAAGTAAAGGTTTAGCAAATTCACCATGGCCTAAGTTCCGCCATGATAATCAAAATACTGGAAGAGTGAAATAA
- a CDS encoding beta-alanine-activating enzyme beta-propeller domain-containing protein, translating into MNAKKYFKFLPLVLILLLFCGCAPDGKLKWIFETRYCVDSSPAIGQDGTIYVGSMDHYLYAINPDGTLKWKFKTGGSVHSSPAIGQDGTIYVGSNDHYLYKISPYGILKWKFKTGRAVLSSPAIGQDGTIYVGSMDHYLYAINPDGTLKWKFKTGGSVHSSPAIGQDGTIYVGSDDHYLYAINPNGKLKWKFETGRPVHSSPAIGQDGTIYVGSMDHYLYAINPDGTLKWKFKTGGSVHSSPAIGQDGTIYVGSLDDYLYAINPDGKLKWKFETGSWVDSSPAIGQDGTVYVGSGNHLYAINPDGTLKWKFETGYCVDSSPAIGQDGTIYVGSGSYDNYLYAINSKSKGLANSPWPKFRHDNQNTGRVK; encoded by the coding sequence ATGAATGCAAAAAAGTATTTCAAATTTCTTCCATTAGTCTTAATTCTTCTTTTGTTTTGTGGATGTGCGCCAGATGGTAAACTGAAATGGATATTTGAAACTAGATATTGTGTTGATTCCTCCCCCGCGATAGGTCAAGATGGAACTATATATGTGGGGAGTATGGATCATTATCTATATGCGATAAATCCTGATGGCACATTGAAATGGAAATTTAAAACTGGAGGTTCGGTTCATTCCTCACCAGCTATAGGTCAAGATGGAACTATATATGTGGGGAGTAATGATCATTATCTTTATAAGATAAGTCCTTATGGTATACTGAAATGGAAATTTAAAACTGGACGTGCGGTTCTTTCCTCCCCCGCGATAGGTCAAGATGGAACTATATATGTGGGGAGTATGGATCATTATCTATATGCGATAAATCCTGATGGTACATTGAAATGGAAATTTAAAACTGGAGGTTCGGTTCATTCCTCACCAGCTATAGGTCAAGATGGAACTATATATGTGGGGAGTGATGATCATTATCTTTATGCAATAAATCCTAATGGTAAACTGAAATGGAAATTTGAAACTGGACGTCCTGTTCATTCCTCCCCCGCGATAGGTCAAGATGGAACTATATATGTGGGGAGTATGGATCATTATCTATATGCGATAAATCCTGATGGCACATTGAAATGGAAATTTAAAACTGGAGGTTCGGTTCATTCCTCACCAGCTATAGGTCAAGATGGAACTATATATGTGGGAAGTTTGGATGATTATCTATATGCAATAAATCCTGATGGTAAATTGAAATGGAAATTTGAAACTGGAAGTTGGGTTGATTCCTCACCAGCTATAGGTCAGGATGGAACTGTCTATGTGGGAAGTGGCAATCATTTGTATGCGATAAATCCTGATGGCACATTGAAATGGAAATTTGAAACTGGATATTGTGTTGATTCCTCCCCCGCGATAGGTCAAGATGGAACTATATATGTGGGGAGTGGAAGTTATGATAATTATCTTTATGCAATAAATTCTAAAAGTAAAGGTTTAGCAAATTCACCATGGCCTAAGTTCCGCCATGATAATCAAAATACTGGAAGAGTGAAATAA
- a CDS encoding DUF7424 family protein, translated as MVLFFNITLINDMKRDINIEVQGVYINGRPYPFLEKIVLKNRQKLVITFSNVLKDYMIKEGKVSFVKIYW; from the coding sequence GTGGTTTTATTTTTTAATATAACCCTAATTAATGATATGAAGAGAGACATAAATATAGAAGTTCAAGGGGTTTATATTAATGGTAGGCCATATCCTTTTTTGGAGAAGATAGTTTTAAAAAATAGACAAAAATTGGTAATAACCTTTTCAAATGTTCTAAAAGATTATATGATAAAAGAAGGTAAAGTGAGTTTTGTGAAGATCTATTGGTGA
- the crn3 gene encoding CRISPR-associated ring nuclease Crn3/Csx3, protein MKEDVLFELEEKEKYTILSFRMEKNLVPSALYNLSPPNVNTRKGLILNGRGPIWLYAFLVHFYHPTPFLAVYDPRVGAVVIASHVPEFRPGDVLDIYLGEG, encoded by the coding sequence ATGAAAGAGGATGTTCTTTTTGAGTTAGAAGAAAAAGAAAAATACACTATTTTATCTTTCCGTATGGAGAAAAATTTAGTTCCTTCTGCACTTTATAATCTTTCTCCTCCAAATGTAAATACAAGAAAAGGGCTGATATTGAATGGTAGGGGACCTATATGGTTGTATGCATTTTTAGTTCATTTTTATCATCCAACTCCATTTTTGGCAGTTTATGATCCGAGGGTGGGAGCAGTAGTTATAGCATCGCACGTTCCAGAATTTAGGCCTGGTGATGTTTTGGATATTTATTTAGGGGAGGGGTGA
- the cas10 gene encoding type III-A CRISPR-associated protein Cas10/Csm1, with protein sequence MDDVKILLSALFHDLGKVLERTKEYYTKELPERFAKVEYVHPKFSAFLLETLGKEKSELSNFLKEHLTEEVIDLVLFHHSPQNDYGQIIQIADWLASSEREENQSQKEHYVNVVLSGPFKKVDENAKDIKYPLTTLENIFPSSGDVKASDESYKRLVNSLLKLFPKVDNIDQLLTLFEFYLSQVPAQTTGYEPDISIYDHSRITAGLAHALYKDYKNNLLNKNDLNKIKDLLRDRKKIDTAGEEIFNRKLFTFIVGDISGIQSFLFNVSSERAGRMLKGKSVFIDLLSRYSAKFILDSTGFTRVNTLYLGGGNFELLLSYIPEDELTRLRNHIIETLWKFVGDDLYLGIEWDYLSINDLLNFINKREEVMLKANQRKKKRYSTLENFYDLIFVPKSEDIKEGEYCTICGKKKVEDASSQDRWCKTCKSFVELTGKLRDASFLIEERVNIPSKDPETWDEFFEKLGYCIDFVNNFSRLGQTSKKIYQLEDVHIKDGFIPDGFLLGSFKIIESNFEEIAERNIVGDYGDKKLAYLKMDADNMGEIFKKLGDKEKKREGLALTRYGILSRRMELFFGKGVLDLIKDKREKGYLYPVFVGGDDLFIIGTYNEINNLVREIREKYSEYTGSQEIFTISTGMGYFPDNFPLIRGARIVEEFLEKAKNFVYPEEEKPKKNKICVDGEVLSYREYEEALDIANELTKRILENKEERQESEEGKSKGQTSRAVITKIERSIKGFNPLLEQSLNRKISPPAVWRFMYYLRDYKDIGERLVNILLKNLLGEGEKIRNPRLILVATKIARMKTRKLEGGKSK encoded by the coding sequence TTGGATGACGTTAAGATTTTACTTTCTGCTCTCTTTCATGATTTAGGAAAAGTACTTGAGAGAACAAAAGAGTATTATACGAAGGAACTTCCAGAGAGATTTGCTAAAGTTGAATATGTTCATCCTAAATTTTCTGCTTTCTTGTTAGAAACCTTAGGCAAAGAAAAATCAGAATTATCTAATTTCTTAAAGGAGCATCTCACAGAGGAAGTTATAGATTTAGTTTTATTTCATCATAGCCCACAAAATGATTATGGACAGATAATTCAGATTGCTGATTGGCTTGCGTCATCAGAAAGAGAAGAGAATCAAAGTCAAAAAGAGCATTATGTAAATGTGGTTCTAAGTGGACCTTTTAAGAAGGTTGATGAAAATGCTAAAGATATAAAATATCCGTTAACTACCTTAGAAAATATTTTCCCAAGCTCTGGTGATGTTAAGGCTAGTGATGAAAGTTATAAAAGATTAGTAAATTCCCTTTTAAAACTATTTCCCAAAGTTGATAATATAGATCAGTTGTTAACCTTGTTTGAATTTTACTTGTCACAAGTTCCTGCTCAAACCACAGGTTATGAACCAGATATCTCTATTTATGACCATTCTCGAATAACAGCAGGATTAGCCCATGCTCTATATAAAGATTATAAAAATAATTTGTTGAATAAAAATGATCTTAACAAAATAAAAGATCTTTTAAGAGATAGGAAAAAGATTGATACGGCAGGCGAAGAGATTTTCAACCGAAAGCTATTTACCTTCATAGTAGGGGATATTTCTGGAATACAAAGTTTTCTCTTTAATGTCTCTTCAGAAAGAGCAGGTAGAATGTTAAAAGGTAAATCTGTTTTCATAGATCTTCTATCTAGGTATTCTGCCAAATTTATATTGGATAGTACAGGGTTTACAAGGGTAAATACTCTATACCTTGGAGGAGGAAACTTTGAACTCTTACTATCTTATATTCCTGAAGACGAATTAACAAGATTAAGAAACCATATTATAGAGACCTTGTGGAAATTTGTAGGAGATGATCTTTATCTTGGTATAGAGTGGGATTATCTATCAATAAATGACCTTCTGAACTTCATCAACAAAAGAGAAGAAGTTATGTTAAAAGCTAATCAGAGGAAAAAGAAGAGATACAGTACTTTGGAGAATTTTTACGATTTGATTTTTGTTCCTAAAAGTGAAGACATAAAAGAAGGAGAATATTGCACTATATGTGGTAAGAAAAAAGTAGAAGATGCAAGTTCGCAAGATAGATGGTGTAAAACTTGTAAATCCTTTGTAGAGCTAACTGGTAAATTAAGAGATGCCTCCTTTTTAATTGAAGAGAGAGTAAATATACCTTCAAAAGATCCTGAAACTTGGGACGAATTCTTTGAAAAGCTAGGATACTGTATTGATTTTGTTAATAATTTCTCCCGTTTAGGGCAAACTAGTAAAAAGATATATCAGTTAGAAGATGTTCATATAAAAGATGGATTTATACCTGATGGATTTTTGCTTGGAAGTTTCAAGATTATAGAAAGTAATTTTGAGGAGATTGCTGAAAGAAATATTGTAGGAGACTATGGCGATAAAAAGCTTGCTTATCTAAAAATGGATGCGGATAATATGGGAGAAATTTTCAAAAAATTAGGGGATAAAGAAAAGAAGAGAGAGGGATTAGCCTTAACAAGATATGGAATATTGAGTAGAAGAATGGAACTTTTCTTTGGAAAAGGAGTACTTGATTTAATAAAGGATAAAAGGGAGAAAGGTTATTTATATCCAGTGTTTGTAGGAGGAGACGATCTATTTATAATAGGTACCTATAATGAGATAAATAATTTGGTAAGGGAGATAAGGGAAAAGTATTCAGAATACACAGGCTCTCAAGAAATCTTCACTATATCGACAGGTATGGGATATTTCCCTGATAATTTTCCTTTAATAAGGGGTGCTCGTATAGTAGAGGAATTTCTTGAGAAAGCTAAAAATTTTGTCTACCCCGAGGAGGAAAAGCCTAAGAAGAATAAGATATGCGTGGATGGTGAAGTATTAAGCTATAGGGAATATGAAGAAGCTTTAGATATTGCTAATGAATTAACTAAAAGGATATTAGAAAATAAAGAGGAGAGACAAGAATCTGAAGAGGGCAAGTCAAAGGGGCAAACATCTCGTGCAGTAATTACAAAAATAGAAAGGTCAATTAAGGGATTTAATCCGCTTTTAGAACAGAGCTTAAATAGAAAGATTAGCCCTCCTGCTGTTTGGAGATTCATGTATTATTTGAGGGATTATAAAGATATTGGAGAAAGATTGGTAAATATACTCCTAAAGAATTTATTAGGGGAGGGTGAGAAGATTAGAAATCCCAGGCTTATCCTTGTAGCTACCAAGATTGCGAGAATGAAAACTAGGAAATTGGAAGGGGGAAAGAGTAAATGA
- the csm2 gene encoding type III-A CRISPR-associated protein Csm2 — protein sequence MNERNFPQKRKSSVNPEEGWRSEVEKFLGKDFVQRVLNFHDLEIEEFKDFNNKIQKFVEDIANNITTSSLRKIYDLIKNSEDASDLVFKLPYMVYMVGKEKDAKREALGKLYIALKDPIENIKDERQVRNIKKFAEALVAYQKLYGGKEER from the coding sequence ATGAACGAAAGAAATTTTCCTCAGAAAAGAAAAAGTTCTGTAAATCCAGAAGAGGGCTGGCGTAGTGAGGTTGAGAAGTTTTTAGGAAAAGATTTTGTACAGAGAGTTTTAAATTTCCATGATTTAGAAATTGAAGAATTTAAGGATTTTAATAATAAAATACAGAAATTTGTTGAAGATATAGCAAACAATATTACTACATCCAGTCTTAGAAAGATTTATGATTTGATAAAGAACTCTGAAGATGCTTCAGACTTAGTTTTTAAACTTCCCTATATGGTTTACATGGTAGGAAAAGAAAAGGATGCGAAGAGAGAGGCTTTAGGTAAGTTATACATAGCTCTTAAAGATCCTATAGAGAATATTAAAGATGAAAGACAAGTAAGAAATATTAAAAAATTTGCGGAAGCTTTGGTGGCTTATCAAAAATTATATGGGGGGAAGGAGGAGAGATAA